One genomic window of Coffea eugenioides isolate CCC68of chromosome 1, Ceug_1.0, whole genome shotgun sequence includes the following:
- the LOC113772281 gene encoding putative late blight resistance protein homolog R1A-3 — protein sequence MGCAFVDIVLNALEHLAKDLDVESHLWTGLRMDLRLLRTFVLCARSSNRLISWESLGSCMRSIFLYFKSDENASLGSLLHSLEDAVNRIGKELYSIRFGVEVRFYPQSHMKAYFIGMAEDFRGSLWSFTQKISESYSSITALGYSLQSRDELMEFIDSLLANMEDLVDLDDMGDVHLRALISSFEEKLEFFKRFIHFAELKGFQHRRLKVLLTHLELVAINAAAIVFFISTGRKRDVTVRDEMKTKISGVLAKIVSVEPQILESYIKVLTATHWTRSSNILETNKDRLEGHVHFLLDSLDKLLNRDAVLIICFEEQIPLLYKGLRFLKTILMKYPEKFDELHEKVKDLIRAAVSEAGIIICLLFLHDLKEILAKEFDFSLFKFVGKIKLVKVVTSTFIFPRNNEIGLMDFLLDNLKELPSCEVDSIAFAKDQIQTIREDLVSLRSLMEIRVEQGNQALRRRVMEVAHKTQLTVKSLFIGDIPDFRSPIVFDSIREELKEINLAKMEAMKICDNKYRLEAHSVSRTTNKVRVRLEDEARIIHKLTRGQKQLGFVAVVGMPGIGKTTLAQNVYNDPSIRCFFHIRAWCTVSQLYQHKDVLLQILSCMDPDLFDDNLQRKKHNSDDEYSKKNEDELEEKLKQRLMKNRYLIVLDDVWSSAAWNALERSFPDNANGSRILLTSRHPMLAFEINQNVTIHHLQRLTDKESWELLRKKLPEEEGYALAHSDLGMQIARHCQGLPLTIVTVAGILAKLEKDGWIEIAERLSLSAVCAADQCMDVLELSYRHLPEYLKPCFLYFAAFPEDREIPSWRLISLWIAEGFVQKSARKSLEDVAEEYIYELTSRSLVMVSEERSLGGARTCRIHDLLHEFCLVKAQKENILQFLHGDDKLFTFDEPRNLRRLCIFSGQDIFTHSRLCSTRVNSLMFYAQEDEMVRSGFPKFLFLFFKRLRVLDLGQFCLHGELPSKIELLSELRYLAIHLSANSIPSSVGNLSHLETFIVQADRNVLLPDTIWNLKKLRRLDARNGFTFNWAEGNLGSLHNLDSISVAILSLEQSKKILEKFPNIRRLKCELFKSEKYNGDCIKIVAMDFLTQLESLELILDQRRRYTLEFRFPLISLKKLSLLYFHWSELPMIGKLCNLEVFKLGHEISPQDTWDMEGFEFLRLKYLKLEQLRIFRWKCSSDQFPRLRKLVLVRCWRLKEVPSCFGEVSTLEMIDVHGCSDSAVRSVWEIEEEQKDSGNEDFQIFV from the coding sequence ATGGGCTGTGCTTTCGTTGATATAGTCTTAAATGCTCTGGAGCATCTGGCAAAAGATCTGGACGTAGAGTCTCATCTGTGGACGGGGCTGAGGATGGATCTAAGACTTCTGAGAACATTTGTTTTGTGTGCTAGGAGCAGCAATCGTTTGATCAGTTGGGAATCTCTTGGATCTTGCATGCGTAGCATATTTCTCTACTTTAAATCTGATGAAAATGCAAGTCTTGGATCTCTGTTGCATAGCCTTGAAGATGCAGTTAACCGAATAGGAAAGGAGTTATACTCCATTCGTTTTGGAGTAGAGGTACGATTCTATCCACAATCTCACATGAAAGCTTATTTTATTGGGATGGCGGAAGATTTTCGGGGAAGCTTATGGTCTTTCACACAAAAAATCAGCGAATCCTATTCCAGCATCACTGCGTTGGGTTACTCCTTGCAATCCAGAGACGAACTTATGGAATTCATTGACTCGCTGTTGGCAAATATGGAAGATCTTGTCGACTTGGACGACATGGGCGATGTCCACTTGCGAGCTCTGAtatcaagctttgaagagaagcTGGAATTCTTCAAACGATTCATTCACTTTGCAGAATTGAAAGGGTTTCAGCACAGGCGGTTGAAGGTTCTCTTGACTCATTTGGAACTTGTGGCAATCAATGCAGCAGCAATAGTCTTTTTCATTTCTACAGGTCGCAAAAGGGATGTGACTGTGCGTGACGAAATGAAAACAAAGATTTCTGGGGTGCTGGCAAAAATCGTTTCTGTTGAACCCCAGATCCTTGAGAGTTACATCAAAGTCTTGACAGCTACACACTGGACAAGATCATCCAACATTCTGGAGACCAACAAAGATCGATTGGAGGGCCATGTTCATTTTCTCCTGGACAGTCTTGATAAACTACTAAATCGTGATGCTGTGTTGATTATCTGTTTTGAGGAGCAAATACCACTGCTCTATAAGGGATTAAGATTCTTGAAAACCATTCTTATGAAGTACCCGGAGAAGTTTGATGAGCTTCATGAAAAGGTGAAGGATCTCATTCGAGCTGCGGTCAGCGAAGCAGGAATCATAATTTGCCTACTTTTTTTGCACGACTTGAAAGAAATCTTGGCCAAGGAATTCGATTTTTCACTTTTCAAATTTGTGGGAAAGATTAAGCTTGTAAAAGTAGTTACATCGACATTCATCTTTCCAAGGAACAATGAGATTGGTTTGATGGATTTTCTCCTAGATAATCTGAAAGAACTGCCAAGTTGTGAGGTTGATTCGATTGCTTTTGCAAAGGATCAAATTCAAACTATCCGAGAAGATCTTGTATCATTAAGATCTTTGATGGAGATCAGAGTGGAACAGGGCAACCAAGCCCTTCGGCGACGTGTCATGGAGGTGGCCCACAAGACACAGCTGACTGTCAAATCCTTGTTCATTGGAGACATTCCAGATTTTAGGTCTCCAATCGTATTTGATTCCATCAGGGAAGAACTTAAAGAGATTAATCTTGCTAAGATGGAAGCCATGAAAATTTGTGACAATAAGTATAGATTGGAAGCCCATAGTGTGAGTAGGACAACCAACAAAGTTCGGGTGAGGTTGGAAGATGAAGCCAGAATAATTCACAAACTTACAAGAGGACAAAAGCAGTTGGGGTTTGTTGCCGTTGTTGGTATGCCTGGAATAGGCAAGACAACTTTGGCCCAAAATGTTTATAATGATCCTTCAATTAGATGCTTTTTTCATATCCGTGCATGGTGCACTGTTTCTCAACTCTATCAGCATAAAGATGTACTGCTTCAGATTTTGAGTTGTATGGATCCTGACCTTTTTGATGATAACCTCCAAAGAAAAAAACACAATTCTGATGATGAATATTCaaagaagaatgaagatgagtTGGAAGAAAAACTAAAGCAACGTTTGATGAAAAACAGGTATCTcattgttcttgatgatgtgtGGAGTAGCGCGGCTTGGAATGCGTTGGAAAGATCTTTCCCAGATAATGCCAATGGAAGCAGAATCCTCCTAACCAGTCGACATCCTATGTTGGCTTTTGAAATCAACCAGAACGTTACAATTCACCATCTTCAACGACTCACTGATAAGGAGAGTTGGGAATTACTGCGGAAGAAGCTACCTGAAGAAGAAGGCTATGCTTTAGCGCACAGTGATCTAGGGATGCAGATAGCCAGACATTGTCAGGGCTTACCCCTCACGATTGTTACAGTAGCTGGAATTCTTGCTAAATTGGAAAAAGATGGTTGGATAGAGATTGCGGAAAGACTAAGCTTAAGTGCTGTTTGTGCCGCAGATCAGTGCATGGATGTATTAGAGCTGAGTTACCGGCATTTACCTGAATATCTAAAGCCATGCTTTCTCTACTTCGCAGCATTTCCCGAAGACAGAGAGATTCCCTCTTGGAGGTTGATAAGTTTATGGATCGCTGAAGGATTTGTCCAGAAAAGTGCGAGAAAGAGCTTGGAGGATGTAGCTGAGGAGTACATATATGAACTGACAAGCAGAAGCTTGGTTATGGTTTCCGAAGAAAGATCCCTAGGTGGTGCTAGAACTTGCCGCATTCATGATTTGTTGCACGAGTTTTGTCTGGTAAAAGCCCAGAAAGAAAATATTCTGCAGTTTTTACATGGAGATGATAAGCTTTTCACCTTTGATGAGCCACGCAATCTGCGAAGGTTATGCATATTTTCAGGGCAGGATATTTTTACGCACTCAAGGCTATGCTCAACCCGTGTGAACTCTCTGATGTTCTATGCTCAGGAGGATGAGATGGTCCGAAGTGGTTTTCCTAAATTCCTATTTCTCTTTTTCAAGCGTCTGAGAGTATTGGACTTGGGACAATTTTGTCTACATGGTGAACTCCCAAGCAAGATAGAGTTGCTTTCTGAGCTGAGGTACTTGGCAATTCATCTTTCAGCCAACTCCATCCCTTCATCAGTAGGCAATCTCTCACATTTAGAAACTTTTATCGTCCAAGCAGACAGAAATGTCCTACTGCCAGATACTATATGGAATTTGAAGAAATTGAGGCGACTAGACGCAAGAAATGGTTTTACTTTTAACTGGGCTGAAGGGAACCTGGGGAGTTTACATAATTTAGACAGCATTTCTGTTGCGATTCTTAGTTTGGAACAAAGCAAAAAGATATTGGAAAAATTCCCAAACATCCGCAGACTAAAATGCGAGCTCTTCAAATCTGAGAAATATAATGGAGATTGTATTAAGATTGTGGCAATGGACTTTCTGACCCAATTGGAATCACTCGAGCTCATACTGGATCAGCGCCGGAGGTACACTCTTGAGTTTCGTTTTCCGTTGATCAGTCTAAAGAAGTTAAGTCTCTTATATTTTCATTGGAGTGAACTTCCAATGATTGGGAAACTATGCAACCTTGAGGTGTTCAAATTAGGTCATGAAATCTCTCCGCAGGATACATGGGACATGGAAGGATTTGAGTTTCTTCGGCTCAAATACTTGAAACTGGAACAGTTGCGTATATTTCGATGGAAATGCTCATCTGATCAGTTCCCGCGTCTACGGAAACTAGTCTTGGTTCGATGCTGGAGACTGAAAGAAGTCCCTTCTTGTTTTGGGGAAGTTTCAACTcttgaaatgattgatgtgcaCGGCTGTTCAGATTCGGCTGTACGTTCAGTTTGGGAGATTGAGGAAGAGCAAAAAGACTCTGGAAATGAGGATTTCCAGATTTTTGTTTGA
- the LOC113772291 gene encoding putative late blight resistance protein homolog R1B-17 encodes MIVSVDCQLHEGYVQVLMASHVPRLSDTLEMGKDVLEDYVCFLLDNLSDLVNRGNDLMFHLKDQIPPLYKGLGFLRTILKKHQEKFDKLHEKEKDLIGAAVNKAGIIIWLLFVHELNEGLAKEFDSAVFNFEERFSLLKFQRQHSSFPAPTNLYGPVQPSSLELCHGGGTEDTFLVKSLFVGDIPGYSPILFDSIREEVNEVNLLKMEALKISHSKLRLETHSASRTTNKIVVKLDAEVTTVTQKLTRGPKQLDVVSIVGMAGLGKTTLARNVYNDHSVRRFFHARAWCNVSKIHQQKNLLLQILGCMNSDPSDGDYSKMTQDELEEKAKTNRILLTSRLPKVAFEINQNGKIHHLRGVTDKESWELLQKKIACEEEGYPLAQSDLGMQMAKHCQGLPLKVVNSSWNSCKSEARWLERDCRKTEFKRCCLCHRSVYGCFRAGYGHLPDYLKPCFLYFGTFLEDQEIPFRRLMSLWIAEGLVAKSDVKSLEDVAQDYVYELISRSLIIVWKERSLGGVRTCHIHDLLHEFCVVKARKENFLQFLRMGMMSFSPLMSHEIYRGHAFSRSKMFLQTQGYVVPM; translated from the exons ATGATCGTGTCTGTTGACTGCCAACTCCATGAGGGTTACGTCCAAGTCTTGATGGCTTCACACGTGCCAAGATTATCAGACACTCTGGAGATGGGTAAGGATGTATTGGAGGACTATGTATGTTTTCTTCTTGACAATCTTAGCGACCTAGTAAATCGTGGTAACGATCTGATGTTCCATTTGAAGGATCAAATACCACCCCTGTATAAGGGACTAGGATTCTTGAGAACCATTCTTAAGAAGCACCAGGAGAAGTTTGATAAGCtacatgaaaaagaaaaggatctTATTGGAGCTGCAGTCAACAAGGCAGGGATCATAATTTGGCTGCTTTTTGTGCACGAATTGAATGAAGGCTTGGCGAAGGAATTTGATTCTGCGGTTTTCAATTTTGAGGAAAGATTCAGCTTGTTAAAGTTTCAACGTCAACATTCATCTTTCCCAGCACCAACGAACTTG TACGGACCAGTGCAACCAAGCTCTTTGGAGCTGTGTCATGGAGGTGGCACGGAAGACACATTTTTGGTAAAATCCTTGTTTGTTGGAGATATTCCTGGTTATTCTCCAATCCTGTTTGATTCCATCAGAGAAGAAGTTAATGAGGTTAATCTTCTTAAGATGGAAGCTTTGAAGATTAGTCATAGTAAGTTAAGATTGGAAACCCATAGTGCAAGCAGGACAACCAACAAAATTGTGGTGAAATTGGACGCTGAGGTAACCACAGTAACTCAGAAACTTACCAGAGGACCAAAGCAGTTAGACGTTGTTTCTATTGTGGGTATGGCGGGACTAGGTAAGACAACTTTGGCAAGAAATGTTTACAATGATCATTCAGTCAGACGCTTTTTTCATGCACGTGCATGGTGTAATGTTTCTAAAATTCATCAACAGAAAAATTTACTGCTTCAGATTTTGGGTTGTATGAATTCTGACCCTTCTGATGGTGACTATAGTAAGATGACTCAAGATGAGTTGGAAgaaaaagctaagacaaa TAGAATCCTTTTAACAAGTCGACTTCCTAAGGTGGCTTTTGAGATTAACCAGAATGGTAAAATTCACCATCTTCGAGGAGTTACTGATAAGGAGAGCTGGGAATTACTGCAGAAAAAGATAGCTTGTGAAGAAGAAGGCTATCCTTTAGCACAGAGTGATCTGGGGATGCAAATGGCAAAACATTGTCAGGGGCTACCACTCAAAGTTGTTAACAGTAGCTGGAATTCTTGCAAATCTGAAGCAAGATGGTTGGAAAGAGATTGCAGAAAGACTGAGTTTAAGCGCTGCTGTTTGTGCCACCGATCAGTGTATGGATGTTTTAGAGCTGGTTATGGGCATTTACCTGATTATCTAAAGCCGTGCTTTCTTTATTTTGGGACATTTCTTGAAGACCAAGAGATTCCTTTTCGGAGGTTGATGAGTTTATGGATCGCTGAAGGGCTTGTGGCAAAAAGTGATGTAAAGAGCTTAGAAGATGTGGCTCAGGATTATGTGTATGAACTGATAAGCAGAAGCTTGATTATTGTCTGGAAAGAAAGATCCCTGGGAGGTGTAAGAACTTGCCACATACATGATTTGTTGCATGAGTTCTGTGTGGTAAAAGccagaaaagaaaattttctgcAGTTTCTCCGCATGGGCATGATGAGCTTTTCACCTTTGATGAGCCATGAAATCTACAGAGGCCATGCCTTTTCTCGGAGCAAGATGTTTTTGCAAACTCAAGGCTATGTTGTACCAATGTGA